A single Dermacentor albipictus isolate Rhodes 1998 colony chromosome 3, USDA_Dalb.pri_finalv2, whole genome shotgun sequence DNA region contains:
- the LOC135905173 gene encoding uncharacterized protein, whose translation MATTSTAETASEKRGAFGSELHQTCTHKKTRVCRLLRHLTECNKILWHAGLQLREDARDDLGDVSIAMVPVLCRGFPCCRSALHDEQEAVHLLRCLLTVHRCIVSVQVNYCFAKNSSLLESLVSSSSVRRLSIFGIPSDEREALQNLANAIGSQDTVSELVFLDGYEPCEVKMAIPTRLLERRSARVTKLDVADLEMNPRMAWKLIEALIANGTITELAVGASVFACGPAINMPSELFAQYLAKENATLRKLILRARYFSSASGLRTLTESISAMTTLEDLVAQWHARSRDCSIFSTVVSASRSLRSLSLHLAGCCSGPIPQYRARGIEAFDVRPWLSALRKNNGLKKLVLDIPWSSTKDCCALLQELRSNDCLQKLILRSLPDDGGLREVCRVIRDGGVSHRVHIEDHHVGPDDVPTLSDSKELAAVTVSSRHFFQDVICLRRAFEVLTSCKHVTSLSARCDRFTEDLYASLTACIKGATTLKEINLNIEVDCFRGERDESVTRSAMLDLLRALSSSRSLAKITLEWTMHLGDEHARALADAVLTNRRLYELSLTVVDEAFCASILGHLNPGLAQNYSILHLELPISPQCSAEIAAAQDIVRRNCSLVDRATRFVMGDHEPYCARVVELVSWHPKLVDNVRRMANVTENEAAAIIRSALRLPCLTDMREFMKLIGVVEDRVQCHIRRDGNTQLDQLNHDCWLSIRRYLKVADVADP comes from the coding sequence ATGGCGACAACTTCGACAGCCGAGACGGCTTCCGAGAAAAGAGGCGCCTTCGGCAGCGAACTTCACCAGACGTGTACCCATAAGAAGACTCGCGTATGTCGACTGCTGCGACACCTGACAGAGTGCAACAAGATCTTATGGCATGCGGGCTTGCAGCTACGAGAGGACGCTCGAGATGACCTTGGCGACGTCAGCATCGCGATGGTGCCAGTGCTTTGCCGCGGGTTTCCGTGTTGCCGTTCCGCGCTTCACGACGAGCAGGAGGCAGTGCATCTCCTGCGCTGTCTCTTGACTGTACACCGATGCATTGTTTCTGTACAGGTGAATTACTGCTTTGCGAAAAACAGTTCTCTGCTCGAATCCCTGGTGTCTTCGTCGAGCGTGAGAAGACTCAGCATCTTTGGCATCCCGAGCGACGAACGGGAAGCCCTACAGAATCTCGCCAACGCCATCGGGTCACAGGACACAGTCTCAGAGTTGGTGTTTCTGGACGGCTACGAACCGTGCGAGGTGAAAATGGCGATTCCCACTCGTCTGTTGGAACGGCGTAGTGCCAGGGTTACCAAGCTTGACGTCGCCGACTTGGAAATGAATCCGCGCATGGCCTGGAAGCTAATCGAAGCGCTCATCGCGAACGGCACCATCACGGAACTCGCCGTCGGCGCCAGCGTCTTCGCCTGCGGCCCCGCCATCAACATGCCATCGGAATTGTTCGCGCAGTATCTGGCCAAGGAAAATGCGACCCTCCGAAAGCTCATTCTGAGAGCGCGTTACTTTAGCAGCGCGTCCGGGCTGCGGACCTTGACCGAATCTATCTCCGCTATGACGACTTTGGAAGACCTCGTCGCGCAGTGGCACGCCAGAAGCCGAGACTGCTCGATATTCTCGACAGTGGTCAGCGCCAGCCGGTCACTTCGCAGTTTGAGCTTGCACCTCGCAGGCTGCTGCAGCGGACCAATTCCCCAGTACCGAGCTCGAGGGATCGAGGCGTTCGACGTTCGGCCCTGGCTGTCGGCGTTGAGGAAAAACAATGGTTTAAAGAAACTAGTCCTCGACATTCCGTGGTCCTCAACCAAGGACTGCTGTGCCTTACTGCAAGAGCTTCGGAGTAACGACTGCCTCCAAAAACTTATCTTGCGTAGTCTTCCCGACGACGGTGGTCTGCGTGAAGTTTGCCGAGTCAttcgggacggcggcgttagCCACAGAGTTCACATCGAAGACCACCACGTTGGCCCCGATGACGTGCCAACGCTTTCCGATTCCAAAGAACTCGCAGCCGTCACGGTGAGTTCGCGACACTTTTTCCAAGACGTGATTTGTCTACGACGCGCTTTCGAAGTCCTGACTTCTTGCAAACACGTAACGTCGCTTTCTGCGCGTTGTGATCGGTTCACGGAAGACCTCTATGCGTCACTGACTGCTTGCATAAAAGGCGCAACCACTTTGAAAGAAATTAATCTGAACATCGAAGTCGACTGCTTCCGTGGAGAAAGAGACGAGAGTGTCACTAGGTCGGCCATGTTGGACTTGTTACGCGCATTGTCGTCCTCGCGAAGCCTCGCGAAGATTACGCTGGAGTGGACCATGCATCTGGGCGACGAGCACGCGCGAGCGCTTGCCGACGCAGTTCTCACCAACCGTCGCCTTTACGAACTCTCGCTCACGGTTGTTGACGAAGCTTTCTGTGCATCGATCCTCGGTCATCTCAATCCGGGCCTGGCGCAAAACTACAGCATCCTTCACCTGGAGCTTCCCATCAGCCCACAGTGTAGCGCTGAGATAGCCGCTGCGCAGGACATCGTCCGACGCAACTGCAGCCTCGTCGACCGAGCGACCAGGTTCGTGATGGGAGACCACGAACCGTACTGTGCGCGGGTCGTCGAGCTTGTCTCGTGGCACCCGAAGCTCGTCGACAATGTTCGTCGTATGGCAAACGTGACCGAAAACGAAGCCGCGGCCATCATCAGAAGTGCTCTGCGGCTTCCGTGCCTCACGGACATGCGCGAGTTCATGAAGCTCATCGGTGTCGTCGAGGATCGCGTTCAGTGCCACATTCGGCGGGACGGCAACACGCAGCTAGACCAACTGAACCACGACTGCTGGCTGAGCATCCGTCGGTACCTGAAGGTGGCCGACGTTGCGGATCCCTGA